One Paenisporosarcina sp. FSL H8-0542 genomic region harbors:
- a CDS encoding DUF4304 domain-containing protein has protein sequence MESNQRKMMDNALKKIVIPALRKQEFKGSFPHFRRTNEKIIDLITIQFNRWGGSFGVELETCPIEGVTMSWGEKIPPNKATTHHLNNRFRLGAKSVDEEGIWFDFENAKTEDDFEEIASSVVGLLNTSDRFWISMLLN, from the coding sequence ATGGAATCGAATCAAAGAAAAATGATGGATAATGCCTTGAAAAAAATTGTGATACCGGCTTTAAGAAAACAAGAATTTAAAGGCTCGTTTCCTCACTTTAGACGGACAAATGAAAAGATTATAGATTTAATTACTATCCAATTCAACAGATGGGGTGGTTCATTTGGAGTTGAATTGGAAACGTGTCCAATAGAAGGTGTAACTATGAGTTGGGGAGAAAAAATCCCACCAAACAAAGCAACTACTCATCATCTAAACAATCGGTTTAGGTTAGGAGCAAAATCAGTTGATGAAGAAGGAATATGGTTTGATTTTGAGAATGCAAAAACAGAAGACGATTTTGAGGAAATAGCTTCAAGTGTTGTGGGTTTATTAAATACATCAGACCGTTTTTGGATTTCTATGTTGTTAAACTAA
- a CDS encoding formylglycine-generating enzyme family protein produces the protein MKNNLYEYVQQQFVSIPSGTELIRDYRVTNKWLSANHQLAMPGSRKGHTEKIMVVEVHGFYLDKLPVTESLYNTILNNEFEITLNDRKPVTNVSWLDAIKFCNSFSIQLGLKPAYEILDDTTNISCDWSANGFRLPTDAEWQYACKANINKYSYGRLEDIAWYKGNSDNKIHPVGLKQPNLFGLYDMIGNVWEWCWDLYDIETYGEYRIFRGGSWAEEERGCGSTSRRRGHPTFTIDDLGFRLARSIL, from the coding sequence ATGAAAAATAATTTATACGAATATGTTCAACAACAATTTGTTTCTATTCCTAGCGGTACAGAATTAATACGTGATTACCGAGTTACCAACAAATGGTTAAGTGCTAATCATCAGTTAGCAATGCCTGGCTCAAGAAAAGGGCATACTGAAAAAATAATGGTTGTAGAAGTGCATGGATTTTATTTGGATAAACTACCTGTAACTGAATCGTTATATAATACCATCTTAAATAATGAGTTTGAAATTACTTTAAACGATCGTAAACCAGTGACTAATGTTTCTTGGCTAGATGCCATAAAATTTTGTAATTCTTTTTCGATACAATTAGGCTTAAAACCTGCTTATGAAATTTTAGATGATACAACGAATATTTCATGTGATTGGTCAGCAAATGGATTTCGGTTACCTACTGATGCGGAATGGCAATATGCATGTAAAGCTAATATAAATAAATATTCATATGGTAGGCTTGAAGATATAGCTTGGTATAAAGGAAACTCGGATAACAAAATTCACCCAGTAGGTTTAAAACAACCTAATTTATTTGGGTTATACGACATGATAGGGAATGTTTGGGAATGGTGTTGGGATTTATATGATATCGAGACATATGGAGAATATCGAATTTTTAGAGGAGGTAGTTGGGCTGAGGAGGAAAGAGGGTGCGGTAGTACGTCTAGAAGACGAGGACATCCAACATTCACTATTGATGATTTAGGTTTTCGATTAGCAAGGTCTATTCTATAA
- a CDS encoding DUF3888 domain-containing protein: MKKRIIIFILSLVVITSFQTTILSSAEPTQDSEELRLQDMLMNMLTPYIAKDLNNYYYPKILKDFSPQVTPWKIEVIETRRVNGFRGFNLEITFEIEPTDGGHWVPVGKDRMTYEISVGPEVKLINHTHLKTYK, from the coding sequence ATGAAAAAGAGGATAATCATTTTTATACTTTCCCTTGTTGTTATTACTTCTTTTCAAACAACAATCCTTTCATCAGCTGAACCAACTCAAGACTCTGAGGAGCTTAGATTACAGGATATGCTTATGAACATGCTAACTCCTTATATTGCAAAAGATTTGAATAACTATTATTACCCGAAGATTTTAAAGGATTTTTCACCTCAGGTCACTCCATGGAAAATTGAAGTGATTGAAACAAGAAGAGTAAATGGTTTTCGTGGCTTTAACTTAGAAATTACATTTGAAATTGAGCCTACCGATGGTGGACACTGGGTTCCAGTAGGGAAGGACCGAATGACCTATGAAATATCTGTTGGACCTGAGGTTAAATTGATAAATCACACGCACCTAAAGACGTATAAATAA
- a CDS encoding VOC family protein: protein MKILRIDHVGVIVNDLSAAKEFFLDFGLEVQGEWEMEGEFMNQVFGLNDVKVACVGLGTPDGQVWIELIKFYSPSDEREIQQPFANTLGIRHIAFAVEDIEAVVAKLKKKGMEIFSELLHYEESYKLCYCSGPEGIILELAEQIK from the coding sequence ATGAAAATCCTCAGAATAGATCATGTAGGTGTAATCGTAAATGATCTCTCTGCCGCTAAAGAGTTTTTTCTCGATTTTGGCCTTGAGGTGCAAGGGGAATGGGAAATGGAAGGAGAGTTCATGAATCAGGTATTTGGTCTTAATGACGTAAAAGTAGCATGTGTAGGATTAGGGACTCCAGACGGTCAGGTATGGATAGAGCTAATCAAATTTTATAGTCCGTCAGATGAAAGAGAAATTCAGCAACCTTTTGCAAATACCCTGGGTATCCGGCATATTGCATTTGCTGTTGAAGATATTGAAGCTGTTGTTGCCAAGTTGAAAAAGAAAGGTATGGAAATCTTTAGTGAGTTACTACACTATGAAGAAAGTTATAAGTTATGCTACTGCAGTGGGCCAGAGGGAATTATATTAGAGTTGGCGGAGCAAATCAAATAA
- a CDS encoding DNA/RNA non-specific endonuclease — MNENQKLLINELVQGQEITKDNSDEMIVEILNDSWYEASVGYDPKFLGDDYEVPHPTFRSDEQDIALLKDGSKVLHYTHFSIVMSKSRRLAYYTVVNIDGNQLRSIQRNDKWYLDPRIEIEYQCGPELYKNNPLDRGHLVRRSDPIWGDAAEKANKDTFHFTNCAPQHSDLNQKIWLDLENYILDNAENWNLKVTVFTGPVFREDDIVYRGVKIPSEFWKIAIMVKEDGNLSATAYLQTQKDLIENLEFTYGEYKTYQVPISSIETITGLNFGCLRNHDPINPLESHVIEVPEDIKF; from the coding sequence TTGAATGAAAATCAGAAATTGTTAATTAATGAACTTGTGCAAGGGCAAGAAATCACCAAAGATAATTCTGATGAGATGATAGTTGAGATATTAAATGATTCATGGTATGAAGCTTCGGTTGGTTATGACCCAAAATTTCTTGGTGATGATTATGAGGTTCCACATCCGACATTCCGAAGTGATGAACAGGATATTGCCCTTCTAAAAGACGGAAGCAAGGTGCTTCATTACACTCATTTTTCGATAGTCATGAGTAAGTCACGCCGTTTAGCATATTATACGGTGGTAAATATTGATGGAAACCAATTGAGAAGTATTCAACGTAATGATAAATGGTATCTGGATCCTCGTATCGAAATAGAATACCAGTGTGGTCCTGAATTATATAAAAACAATCCACTTGATCGAGGGCATCTAGTCCGCCGCAGCGATCCTATTTGGGGAGATGCAGCGGAAAAGGCGAATAAGGATACATTCCATTTCACAAATTGTGCTCCCCAACATAGCGATTTAAATCAAAAAATCTGGTTGGATCTTGAGAATTATATTTTAGATAATGCTGAAAACTGGAATCTAAAAGTGACAGTGTTTACTGGACCAGTTTTTAGGGAGGATGACATTGTTTACAGAGGTGTTAAAATACCTTCAGAGTTTTGGAAAATCGCTATTATGGTTAAGGAAGATGGTAACCTTTCTGCAACTGCTTATTTACAGACTCAAAAAGATCTTATTGAGAATTTGGAATTTACCTACGGTGAATATAAAACATATCAAGTTCCAATATCAAGTATAGAAACAATTACAGGTCTTAATTTTGGGTGTTTACGTAATCACGACCCAATTAATCCACTAGAATCACATGTGATTGAGGTACCTGAGGATATAAAATTCTAG
- the mscL gene encoding large conductance mechanosensitive channel protein MscL has protein sequence MWQDFKKFALKGNVMDLAVAVVIGAAFGKIVSSLVADIITPLIGVLMGGIDFTGIIIPVGDAEVMVGNFIQSIVDFLIVAFAIFMVIRILMKFQRKKEAVVEDGPVIDAKEALLTEIRDLLKNQKNDQ, from the coding sequence ATGTGGCAAGATTTCAAGAAATTCGCGTTAAAAGGAAATGTTATGGACTTAGCAGTAGCGGTTGTAATCGGGGCAGCATTCGGTAAAATCGTCTCTTCCCTCGTTGCAGATATTATAACTCCATTGATCGGCGTGTTAATGGGTGGTATTGATTTTACAGGAATCATTATTCCAGTTGGCGATGCAGAAGTGATGGTCGGAAACTTCATCCAATCCATCGTGGACTTTCTCATTGTTGCCTTCGCAATCTTCATGGTCATCCGTATCCTGATGAAATTCCAGCGCAAAAAAGAAGCCGTGGTTGAGGATGGCCCAGTAATAGATGCAAAAGAAGCTTTGCTTACTGAAATTCGCGACTTATTGAAAAACCAAAAAAATGATCAGTAA
- a CDS encoding lytic transglycosylase domain-containing protein, translating to MKKRKKMKRLSAVTRGLLIILMVPITMTLFVLTSVYWGDLQRIPIVHTLTESIQDAPKKMMDMDIPEEYIPIYKEAAKEYEVPWTLLAAHHRIETKFSTMDPLLSPVGAEGHMQFMPCTFVGWQHPSCSGQGKGDISKEDKTNPDVIAEYGGYGIDANEDGKADPYQLDDAIFSAANYLASNGAANGDLEHAIYMYNRSDEYVEDVLYYYHKYEEEQGTQGQAASSEQ from the coding sequence ATGAAAAAACGAAAGAAAATGAAACGATTGTCTGCAGTTACAAGAGGATTGTTAATCATACTTATGGTACCCATTACAATGACTCTGTTTGTTTTGACGAGTGTGTACTGGGGAGATTTACAAAGAATTCCAATCGTCCACACACTGACTGAATCGATACAAGATGCACCCAAAAAGATGATGGATATGGACATTCCTGAAGAATATATACCGATTTACAAGGAAGCAGCGAAGGAATATGAAGTTCCATGGACGCTGTTGGCAGCACATCATCGCATTGAAACGAAATTCTCAACTATGGATCCTCTACTGTCTCCTGTAGGAGCTGAAGGACATATGCAGTTTATGCCATGTACATTTGTAGGATGGCAGCATCCTAGTTGTTCGGGTCAAGGAAAAGGGGATATATCAAAAGAAGATAAAACAAACCCAGATGTCATTGCCGAATATGGTGGATATGGTATTGACGCCAATGAGGATGGGAAAGCAGACCCATATCAGCTAGATGACGCTATATTTAGTGCAGCGAACTATTTAGCAAGTAATGGAGCAGCAAATGGTGATCTTGAACATGCTATTTACATGTACAATCGCAGTGATGAATATGTAGAAGATGTATTATATTACTATCATAAATATGAAGAAGAGCAGGGCACACAAGGACAAGCTGCTTCTTCAGAACAATAA
- a CDS encoding GlsB/YeaQ/YmgE family stress response membrane protein, with protein MGFILYLIIGGIIGWLAGLILGKDIPGGIIGNIIAGIIGAWIGGMLFSFGPTVADIQIIPAFIGAVILIFIVSMILKALRKT; from the coding sequence ATGGGATTTATTTTATACCTTATTATCGGTGGTATCATTGGTTGGTTAGCAGGGCTTATTTTAGGTAAAGACATACCCGGCGGAATTATTGGTAACATTATTGCTGGTATCATCGGTGCATGGATCGGCGGTATGTTATTCAGCTTCGGACCAACAGTTGCCGATATTCAAATCATTCCAGCATTTATTGGTGCAGTTATTTTAATCTTCATCGTAAGCATGATTTTAAAAGCACTACGCAAAACATAA
- a CDS encoding DNA alkylation repair protein: protein MKRPWDRYTYCQVFENLRDEQLASPMEAYMKHNFPFLGIKSPARNEALKNYFAEHEIPEKQQLFKEVWEIYQLPEREYQYVAIALLSKKIKALTFEDLSFIEKLITEKSWWDSVDSIAPSIVGEIVKKDRPNGEKVMRLWSDSDNMWLNRSAILHQLKYKNETNENILEEIILNHAESNEFFIQKAIGWALREYAKTNPVFVQQFVEVNELKPLSKREALKHFK, encoded by the coding sequence TTGAAGAGACCATGGGATCGATATACATATTGTCAAGTATTTGAAAATCTTCGCGATGAGCAATTGGCTTCACCTATGGAAGCATATATGAAACACAATTTTCCTTTTCTCGGCATTAAAAGTCCGGCACGAAATGAAGCATTAAAAAACTATTTTGCTGAACATGAAATTCCCGAAAAACAACAATTGTTTAAAGAAGTGTGGGAAATTTATCAGCTGCCTGAAAGGGAATATCAATATGTAGCAATAGCTTTATTAAGTAAAAAAATTAAAGCATTAACATTTGAGGATTTGTCTTTCATCGAGAAACTGATAACGGAAAAATCGTGGTGGGATAGTGTCGATTCCATTGCGCCATCCATTGTTGGAGAAATTGTAAAAAAGGATAGACCAAATGGAGAAAAAGTCATGCGATTGTGGTCAGATTCAGATAATATGTGGCTGAATCGCTCAGCTATTCTGCATCAATTGAAATATAAAAATGAAACAAACGAAAACATACTGGAAGAAATCATTTTAAATCATGCAGAATCGAATGAATTTTTCATACAGAAAGCAATTGGTTGGGCATTACGGGAATACGCAAAAACCAATCCTGTATTTGTTCAACAATTTGTAGAAGTGAATGAATTGAAACCTTTAAGTAAAAGGGAAGCACTGAAACACTTCAAATGA
- the yfkAB gene encoding radical SAM/CxCxxxxC motif protein YfkAB — translation MNTTIQKLTPSYDPWEAYLDMEKHGKLTLSNIEFTTTTLCNMRCAHCAVGYTLQNKDPEALPFELLRKRLDEIPHLQTLSITGGEPMLSKKSVTNYVLPLLKYAHERGVRTQINSNLTLDPERYMMIAPYLDVLHISHNWGTVDEFVETGFAVMERKPTYEQRAKLFDRMIENSRMLSDAGVMVSAETMLNKKTLPYLEHIHRQVVEEMKCARHEIHPMYPSDFASSLTSLTLEETRQAIHHLLDVRDKNTWMLFGTLPFYPCSASEEDRHLQQRLKEETNVTVRNDPDGRSRLNINIFSGDVIVTDFGDAPVLGNMKSDSLPIIFDKWLDSPLAKELNCHCPAVKCLGPNVLVKNMYYKDHTFISDSVK, via the coding sequence ATGAATACAACAATTCAAAAGCTTACCCCTTCTTATGATCCTTGGGAAGCTTACTTAGATATGGAAAAACACGGCAAGCTGACGCTGTCGAACATCGAGTTCACGACCACCACGCTATGCAACATGCGTTGTGCACATTGTGCAGTTGGCTATACACTTCAAAACAAAGATCCCGAGGCACTCCCTTTTGAGCTTCTGCGGAAGAGGCTAGATGAAATCCCACATCTACAAACTCTCAGCATTACAGGCGGAGAACCGATGCTATCGAAAAAATCTGTCACGAATTATGTTCTTCCACTATTAAAATATGCGCATGAGCGTGGAGTTCGCACACAAATCAATTCGAATCTGACACTGGATCCTGAGCGTTATATGATGATTGCTCCTTATCTTGATGTTTTACATATCTCGCATAATTGGGGAACGGTAGACGAATTTGTGGAGACTGGATTTGCAGTTATGGAACGAAAACCAACGTACGAACAACGTGCAAAACTCTTTGACCGCATGATTGAAAACAGCCGCATGTTATCTGATGCGGGCGTCATGGTTTCAGCTGAAACGATGCTAAATAAGAAAACACTGCCGTACTTGGAACACATACATCGCCAAGTAGTTGAAGAAATGAAATGCGCAAGACACGAAATTCACCCTATGTACCCTTCAGATTTCGCTAGCAGTTTGACTTCATTGACGTTAGAGGAAACACGACAAGCCATTCATCACTTACTCGATGTACGTGATAAAAACACCTGGATGCTTTTCGGAACTTTGCCATTTTATCCTTGCAGCGCCAGTGAAGAAGATCGTCATCTTCAGCAAAGGTTGAAAGAAGAAACGAATGTCACCGTTCGTAATGACCCTGACGGTCGTTCAAGATTGAATATCAATATTTTCTCAGGTGATGTCATTGTCACAGACTTTGGAGATGCACCTGTACTCGGTAATATGAAGAGTGATTCCTTACCAATCATTTTTGACAAATGGCTGGACTCGCCTCTTGCAAAAGAATTGAACTGCCATTGCCCGGCAGTAAAATGTCTGGGACCAAATGTATTGGTGAAAAACATGTATTATAAAGACCACACATTCATCAGTGACTCCGTAAAATAA
- a CDS encoding DCC1-like thiol-disulfide oxidoreductase family protein has translation MDYPNPILLYDGSCGFCQQSVQFILQNERDETICFAPLQSKFASQIIKEHPFLQSIDSIVVIKGKELLVESDAVIVLSSYLKSPYHLGTMLKMLPKFSRDGLYRFVAKHRHRLIRSNQSCLLPSPQQRKRFVG, from the coding sequence ATGGATTATCCAAATCCAATACTCCTGTATGATGGTAGCTGTGGTTTTTGTCAGCAGTCTGTCCAATTTATCCTGCAGAATGAGCGTGACGAAACCATTTGTTTCGCACCACTTCAAAGTAAATTTGCGAGTCAAATAATAAAAGAACATCCATTTTTACAATCAATAGATTCAATCGTGGTTATTAAGGGAAAAGAATTATTAGTGGAATCGGATGCGGTGATAGTATTGTCATCGTATCTCAAGTCTCCGTACCATTTGGGTACTATGTTAAAAATGCTTCCCAAATTTTCACGAGATGGATTGTATCGATTCGTAGCAAAGCACAGACACCGTTTAATTCGTAGTAACCAATCGTGTTTACTACCATCCCCCCAACAGCGTAAACGATTTGTCGGTTAA
- a CDS encoding DinB family protein, with product MFLEDNNEIRKELFQTIEGLTDEQFNKKPANDKWSPKQIFEHLVRMETVITTNIARELKNPDSPKARKKPIGLSTNRLIKVEAPGYTVPTEEYKTKMEMLKDLHESRLFLLDVYESSTKTVFKEKSFKHPIFGQVPLIQWFPFVGLHEKRHLKQLKKTIEML from the coding sequence ATGTTTTTAGAAGACAATAATGAAATACGGAAAGAACTTTTTCAAACGATAGAGGGTTTGACAGATGAACAGTTCAATAAAAAACCCGCAAATGACAAATGGTCGCCAAAGCAAATCTTTGAACATCTGGTGCGCATGGAAACCGTCATTACTACCAATATCGCAAGAGAACTTAAAAACCCGGATAGTCCGAAAGCCAGAAAAAAACCAATCGGCCTTTCAACAAATCGATTAATTAAAGTAGAAGCCCCGGGTTATACAGTTCCGACTGAAGAATACAAAACAAAAATGGAGATGCTGAAAGATCTCCATGAATCGCGACTCTTCTTATTAGATGTTTATGAATCAAGCACTAAAACCGTATTCAAAGAAAAATCATTCAAACATCCGATTTTTGGTCAAGTCCCATTGATTCAGTGGTTTCCGTTTGTCGGACTACATGAAAAAAGGCATTTAAAGCAATTGAAAAAAACGATTGAAATGTTGTAA
- the acnA gene encoding aconitate hydratase AcnA, whose product MAKSNLHNSRTSFDLNGKTYNYYRLAALEEAGIANVSRLPYSIKVLLESVLRQHDGYVIKDDHVEELAKWGKDVDPEAEVPFKPSRVILQDFTGVPVVVDLAALRSAMAEMGGDPDKINPAIPVDLVIDHSVQVDNYGTGDALRINMELEFERNAERYQFLSWAQKAYDNYRAVPPATGIVHQVNLEYLANVVHAVQNEDGTYETYPDTLVGTDSHTTMINGIGVLGWGVGGIEAEAGMLGQPSYFPIPEVIGVKLTGDLPNGTTATDLALKVTEVLRKKGVVGKFVEFFGAGVTKLPLADRATIANMAPEYGATCGFFPVDEEALDYMRLTSRDADHIQVVKEYLTANGMFFTADNEDPTYTDVVELDLSTIEPNMSGPKRPQDLIPLSEMKSEFNKAVVAPQGNQGFGLSKKEFKKSATVTMADGAEVTIPTGAIGIAAITSCTNTSNPFVMLGAGLVAKKAAEKGLRPPAYVKTSLAPGSKVVTGYLRDAGLLQPLADVGFDLVGYGCTTCIGNSGPMLPEIEKGIIENDLLVTSVLSGNRNFEGRIHPLVKANYLASPPLVVAYALAGTVDIDLQNEALGQDKDGNDVFFADIWPSTEEVKEVLLKTVTPELFRKEYERVFSENERWNAIETSNDSLYTFDEDSTYIQNPPYFEGLTKEPSDIQTLAGLRVVAKFGDSITTDHISPAGAIGKDTPAGKYLRERGVEVRDFNSYGSRRGSHEVMMRGTFANIRIRNQIAAGTEGGFTTYWPNGEIMAIYDAAMKYQEDGTGLVVLAGKDYGMGSSRDWAAKGTNLLGIKTVIAESYERIHRSNLVMMGVLPLQYLPGQSAETLGLTGKEEISVNIAEGVKPRDILKVTAKSADGSVKEFDVLARFDSEVEVDYYRHGGILPMVLRDKLKN is encoded by the coding sequence ATGGCAAAAAGTAACTTGCATAATAGCCGTACTTCTTTCGATTTAAACGGTAAAACGTATAACTATTATCGTTTAGCAGCGTTAGAAGAGGCAGGGATCGCAAATGTTTCCCGCCTTCCTTATTCAATTAAAGTATTGCTTGAGTCCGTACTGCGCCAACATGACGGATATGTCATCAAAGATGACCACGTAGAAGAATTGGCAAAATGGGGTAAAGACGTTGACCCTGAAGCGGAAGTACCTTTCAAACCTTCACGTGTAATCCTTCAAGATTTCACTGGAGTGCCAGTAGTAGTTGACTTGGCAGCACTTCGTTCAGCTATGGCTGAAATGGGCGGAGACCCAGACAAAATCAACCCTGCAATTCCTGTTGATTTAGTTATTGACCACTCTGTACAAGTAGACAATTACGGTACAGGTGATGCACTTCGCATCAATATGGAACTTGAATTCGAACGTAATGCAGAGCGTTACCAGTTCCTTAGCTGGGCTCAAAAAGCATATGACAACTACCGTGCTGTACCACCGGCAACAGGTATCGTTCACCAAGTAAACTTAGAGTACTTGGCAAATGTTGTTCATGCTGTACAAAATGAAGATGGTACATACGAAACGTATCCAGATACATTAGTAGGTACTGACTCACATACAACAATGATCAACGGTATCGGTGTTTTAGGCTGGGGCGTAGGCGGTATCGAAGCGGAAGCGGGTATGCTTGGTCAACCTTCATACTTCCCGATTCCTGAAGTTATTGGTGTTAAATTAACTGGCGACCTTCCAAACGGAACAACTGCTACTGACTTAGCACTTAAAGTAACTGAAGTACTTCGTAAAAAAGGTGTAGTAGGGAAATTTGTTGAGTTCTTCGGAGCTGGTGTAACAAAACTTCCTCTTGCTGACCGTGCGACAATTGCCAACATGGCTCCTGAGTACGGCGCAACTTGTGGTTTCTTCCCAGTTGATGAAGAAGCACTTGATTACATGCGTTTAACTAGCCGTGACGCCGATCACATCCAAGTAGTTAAAGAATATTTAACTGCTAACGGAATGTTCTTCACAGCTGATAACGAAGATCCAACATATACAGACGTTGTAGAATTAGACTTATCTACAATCGAACCAAACATGTCTGGACCGAAACGTCCACAAGATTTGATTCCATTGTCTGAAATGAAGTCTGAATTCAACAAAGCGGTTGTTGCTCCTCAAGGCAACCAAGGATTCGGTTTATCTAAAAAAGAATTCAAGAAGTCTGCTACAGTAACGATGGCAGATGGGGCTGAAGTAACAATTCCTACAGGTGCTATTGGTATTGCTGCCATCACATCATGTACGAATACATCAAACCCATTCGTAATGTTAGGTGCGGGTCTTGTTGCTAAAAAAGCAGCTGAAAAAGGCTTGCGTCCACCAGCATACGTGAAAACTTCACTTGCACCAGGTTCTAAAGTTGTAACAGGTTACTTACGTGACGCTGGTCTATTACAACCATTGGCTGATGTAGGATTTGATTTAGTTGGTTATGGTTGTACAACATGTATCGGTAACTCGGGTCCAATGCTTCCTGAAATTGAAAAAGGCATCATTGAAAACGATCTACTTGTTACTTCTGTACTTTCAGGTAACCGTAACTTCGAAGGCCGTATTCACCCATTAGTAAAAGCTAACTACTTAGCTTCACCACCACTTGTTGTTGCTTATGCACTAGCAGGTACGGTTGATATCGACCTTCAAAATGAAGCACTTGGTCAAGACAAAGACGGCAACGATGTATTCTTTGCTGATATCTGGCCTTCAACAGAAGAAGTGAAAGAAGTTCTTCTTAAAACAGTAACACCTGAATTATTCCGTAAAGAATATGAGCGAGTTTTCAGTGAAAACGAGCGTTGGAATGCGATTGAAACATCAAATGATTCATTGTATACATTTGACGAAGATTCAACGTACATCCAAAACCCTCCTTATTTCGAAGGTTTAACAAAAGAACCAAGCGATATCCAAACGCTTGCAGGACTTCGTGTAGTTGCGAAATTCGGAGATTCAATTACAACTGACCACATTTCACCAGCTGGTGCAATTGGTAAAGATACTCCAGCAGGTAAATACTTGCGCGAACGCGGTGTGGAAGTACGCGACTTTAACTCATATGGTTCACGTCGTGGTAGCCACGAAGTTATGATGCGTGGTACGTTTGCAAACATCCGTATCCGTAACCAAATCGCAGCTGGTACAGAAGGTGGATTCACTACTTACTGGCCAAACGGAGAAATCATGGCAATCTATGATGCAGCAATGAAATACCAAGAAGACGGCACTGGCTTAGTTGTTCTTGCAGGTAAAGATTACGGTATGGGATCTTCACGCGACTGGGCAGCTAAAGGTACGAACTTACTTGGCATTAAAACTGTTATTGCTGAAAGCTACGAGCGTATTCACCGTTCTAACTTAGTTATGATGGGTGTTTTACCTCTTCAATACTTACCAGGTCAAAGTGCTGAAACACTTGGCTTAACAGGTAAAGAAGAAATCAGCGTAAACATTGCTGAAGGCGTGAAACCTCGTGATATCCTGAAAGTAACGGCTAAATCTGCTGACGGTTCTGTAAAAGAATTCGACGTGTTGGCACGTTTCGATTCAGAAGTTGAAGTTGATTACTATCGTCATGGCGGTATCCTACCAATGGTATTGCGTGACAAACTGAAAAACTAA